In Thermodesulfovibrio thiophilus DSM 17215, a genomic segment contains:
- the fliS gene encoding flagellar export chaperone FliS — MTYVDAYLQSKVIGADGLELIMMLYDRAILSLNIAKDSIMKGLDDPELVKKKAVELGRATEILLYLNSILDRQRGGQIAENLSLIYTTLTDELVRANLFNDVEIISKCIEILNNLRSAWEDVKKQLKETRNESGKAVAEAV; from the coding sequence ATGACATACGTAGATGCCTATTTACAGAGTAAAGTTATAGGAGCGGATGGACTTGAACTGATTATGATGCTTTATGATAGAGCCATTCTGTCTCTCAACATAGCAAAAGATTCAATAATGAAGGGCTTGGATGATCCAGAGCTTGTCAAGAAAAAAGCTGTTGAGCTTGGCAGAGCAACAGAGATTTTACTATACCTGAACAGTATTCTTGACAGACAGAGGGGTGGACAGATTGCTGAAAACCTGAGCTTAATTTATACAACTTTAACAGATGAACTTGTAAGGGCAAATCTATTTAATGATGTAGAGATAATTTCAAAATGCATCGAGATTTTAAATAATCTTAGATCTGCATGGGAAGATGTAAAAAAACAGTTAAAGGAAACAAGAAATGAATCAGGAAAAGCAGTCGCTGAAGCAGTCTAA